GTTCTTTGCTGTAAGGCATATGTCCTATCTGCTTTCTAAGTTTGAATTGTATAGCTGAAAAAAAAACCTAAGACCTCACAGTTCAGACTTGATGATTGCTAGTTACCAATTCAAGTATTGGGTATTTGGGGTACCTGGACAACAGATGGGCAGAGAGCTTAGGGCTTCTCCAGTGGTGTTTCTAAAGCGACTCATGTGATTATTTTATTTGGCATGAGTCGATGCATGCACCACTGGAGCAAATCGATGCATGGAGTGTGCCAGGAGTCAACCACCAAACATGAGTCGATTCATTCCAATTAAAATAATATTCACGtggaaagaagaggaagaggaaagggACGGAAAGCACCAGGTGACTCATGCAAGTGTCCGGCTTTGGAGAACAAAACATATTTTTATTTGAATGGCCCACAGGAACGACCTACCACCGGAGATTGAAGGAATCGACTCAATTGCATCTTTTTGTATGCGTATATAGCCTCGGTGAGTCGACCCACCACTACACATGCCCTTAAGCTTATAGCCAGCGGCACTGTCAAGTTGCGGTTGGGGCATGTCAGTTTGTGTCTTTGAGAAACGAGATCGAGAATGAATGAAGGAAGGATTTGCGAATTGATACGAGAACAAAGAAGATCGGAAGATGAAACGGTGACCAGGCTGTTGACTATGGGCTTATTACCTTCCGGGCTATGGGCTTACCTGTACATATATACTTGCATTCACGTAATCACGTTTCATGAAATAGGAGCCAGGCCATTGGGTGGGCTACCAGGCTTATCTTTGCTCCTTGCTAATCAATCGATGGATGGGCTAAGGACCTAAGGTGATGCCACGATGGACTGCTCGGCCGCAAGTCTGTCGGGATCTCACATATTTTTTACCGGGGTCCAAGCTGGACAAAAATCGTTGGGCATTTGAGGTGATCGCAAAACCATCGGTGTCGGCCGACCCGATGCGTGAACGTAGCTTCGCCCCCGGTCTAGGATCCCATAAAATCTGTCCTTTTTTGTGTCTTCAAAGCCAAAAAAATCAAGAGAGCAGATCAATGCTTGGATGGCCAAGGCCACCACAAACCTCATCACCGAGGTCTTAAAACCAGAGGACAACAATCGTAACACCGTGCACGTGGTCGCCAACTCCATCTACTTCAAGGGAGAGTGGCGCGACCCCTTCGATAAGGAGGACACGGTCGACCGCGAGTTCCACCGCCTGGACGGGAGCTCCGTGGAGGTGCCCTTCCTGCAGAGCTGGTCGTACCAGTACATCGACTGCCACTCCGGGTTCAAGGTGCTCAAGCTGCCCTACGAGATGATGAACGAGTCCAACTGGGACTGGATGCTCTACCACAGCCTACCCAAGTTCTGCATGTGTGTCTTCCTCCCCGACGACCGCAAGGGTCTGCAAGGCATGGTAGAGGAGATAGCGTCGTCCCCGAAGTTCTTCCACGACCATCTGCCGCTGAAGTGTGTCCCCGTCGGCCAGTTCCGGCTGCCGAAGTTCAAGCTGAGCTTTGAGACAAGAATAGTCGCCGAGGACCTTAAACATCTGGGGCTTCATCTGCCCTTGGATGAAGCGGAGGCGAACATGACCGACATGCTCCTTGAGGAAGACGAGCGTCGCGTGTTTGTCAGCCATGTCATCCACAAGGCAGTTATCGAGATGACCGAGGCGGGGAGCGAGGCAGCAGCGGTCACCGTGGAGTGCGTTGATATGGGTTGCTCGCTGTATGATGACTCTCCGCCACCGCCGAAGCCGGTGGATTTCGTCGCCGAGCACCCGTTCGCCTTCTTCATCGTGGAGGAGACGTCAGGCGCCGTTGTCTTTTCTGGGCAGGTTATTGACCCTTCTAAGGAAGAGTAGACCTCGGCCTCCAGCCCTCCACCCCCACATTATTGCATCAGATGACTAGGGAAGGCCGGAAGGGCAGAATCATACTTGCTAACAGAGCTGAAAGTTTAGACTCGTATGTGCTCCCTGAATCTGAAATTTTTAGCATAGCTCAAGCATACGATGATTAGCCTATTATAAAAATTTTACCATAATTGGAGCAGAGTAGCTGTAGGTGTGAATTAAACACATAAACATATAGATCTAcagctacaacaaaaactttaaactaaaacatgtcatattgtagggtcgagatggcggactagagtaggtgaatagtcatttctaaaattaatcgcgccggctaaccgaaacaaatgcagaattaaaactatcagtctatccaacactacacccctctatctaagttctcaggcaccttataaaagatcctaattagccaacaaaggtgccaggttaggtagagctcatctaaccaattctagaagcaatatCACACAAACCAATGCAACCAGTACTTCAAGCACCGGggaagctcctacacaaactagtaagcaaaagcacaaagctcctaagctcactagcaatgctaaaAAACAAtgctacacaaaccaaattagagagaacaaattacttagctacacaaactaagcaatgtgactaacaaggctactcaagccaattagtcacgcaagagagctacttctatgctacacaagcaagaaggtaactagtaagctacacaagctaactaattacaagagcaactacacaagcacaatatatatgaaagtaaatacaagcttgtgtatggggaatgcaaaccaacgggaagaacaaggatgACGCGGTGATTTTTCTGCtaaggttcacatgtttgccaacacgccagtccccgttgtgtcgaccgctcactttgtggttcggcggctaataggtgtttcacaaacctatcCCACACGttgggtgccgcaagaacctaccccaagaagtgagggtaactcaatgacacgctctactagagttgctcttcacgatcctcgcggggcgagcacaacacccctcacaagcacttctttagagcaccgcacaatcttcttgcgtgctTTGACAGagccacaagccaccaagccgtcttggaggtggcaacctccaagagtaacaagcaccaccggcttgcaacatgaacatctagtgccactcgatacaatctcataaagcaatgcactagagatCAGTCACTcgtaatcgattcgcactcttgtaagcataagtgagttagagggctcccaagcacaactacacaagccaccaaggctgaAGGGTGCTCACCCACCAGCCCAAGGCCAGTTAGTGCATGGTTATATAGCCCCCAAAAGAATACACTACTACAGTAAACTTAACGGAGGCGGGCCGGTtgctttgcccgcctcggttaatcgattaaccgaggcggccgGCTTAAGGCAACCACCTCAGTTAAtacttattaaccgaggcgggcgccCTTAACCGCCCGCCTCCGTTAACATATTAACCGAGACGGGTGGTTAAAGATGCCCGTCTCCATTAAACAATTAACGAAGGCGGTTGTTATTACTTGTCCGCCTCGGTTAAAGATTTTCTATATTAAAAAATACTTTTTtgattttgaatttgaatttgaatttgaatttaaatttaaatTAAACACAGATCAAAGCACCCAAATACGCATACACAGCATAAACATATATCACATCATTCAAGTTAACACCAAAATACGATCGAACAATCAAGTTACATTACAAACATATGTCATATGTTCACTGCTTCTTTTCTTTCCGTACTCCAAAGTTTGGCAACATGTAATCCGGGACACGTAGCATGTTGCTCCAGTTTCTGAGCCTCTCGTACTTCTCTGCAGTCGCTAACTCGCCCTCATTGAAAAACGGTCGCCCAACATGCACGCAGGAGTCCATGACAAATTTACAAATGTCCGCTACTGTGGTTGTATTTGCCGCACGCTCATTGGTACTCGCAAGCGTAGTATCCACATAATACTGTTCCAGCATGTTGTTTAGCGCACCACACGATATATAATACACAATCATATAGAGAGCATGCACGACATATATAATCCACATATAGAGAGCATGCACGATACAGTAGCACATACGACTTTTGATACGCACCGGGAATTGTCGCCTGATTTTTAGTTttgtgccattcttcttcttcttctcagatcttCGATCGAGGCACCCGGGATCCTCCACGTACTTCTTGTAAGTGTTGTACAAAAACCACTAGTGTGAATGACAAATTTGACACGTATGTTAAGTGTAAAAGAATAAGTACCATCACTTACTATCGCAATGCGCTTTCAAAGTCCTTGTACCCTTCTTTGTTTGTTTCCCGCGAAGAGTCGAATATGACGGCCCTTCCATCCTAAGGATAGATCATAAATGCAATCCAGTGGCCCATGATGCCCCCGCTGCACCATTCAAACAATACAGATTTCAAATCTTCAAATATGAAAAGTGCTGATCCTAGTAGCTACATATATGTTCCAAGTATCCTTTTGACTTACTCGAACTGATGGGCGGCAAGGATACACCCATCTCCTCCCCCGAGCTTCCTCATGGCTCTGTACATGTACATTCCCGCGTTATACTTTAACTCATTGTGCAGTTCTGCCCgagcttgctctctctctcttgcgggTTCAAGTTAATCAACTTTTCATTAGTGTCTGGTATATTGTAACTCGAAATGACCCTTTAGGTTAAATGCATCAGAGAgagataaataatatttatacctATTTGCTTGCATACATAGGATTGCATCCTGCAAGGACAAGTCGTCATGGCATTATTAGTTTCTTCCTAAAGTACCTACAGCGATGCAAAGGTGTGAAAATCATGTTTAACTTATAGAGCAAACAGGGTCACTTGAGCGATGTCGAGGTCCTTGCGGTGCAGTTGGCTATGCATGTCATGGAAATCTACGACGACTTGAACATCgtcgggcaagtggaagtactctgcCGGGACCTTGACAACAAAAGTACGTAGGCCTACTTTCGCCGcctccatgtaccagagatggaaCCTCCTCACCTCCCACGGCTCATCGTTGATGAGCTGGCCCTGGTCaccatgaacttcccatgctcgtagtTGTCGGGGCAATCATCCGAAAGGGGCCAAATCGACACTGGTGTTTGCGGTCTATGCTTGAGATATTGGGGAGTGAAAAAGTCTGCTAGCatcttgtggcagaaccgcccgaaatagcacgctTACGGAGGGGCTCAtctacccaaaccatatccctgcccgatcaccaatTACTTTTACACATTTTATCATGAGGTATCATATTTAGCATCtacttgtgagtaacgacaggttactcacgctattgatatcctgagcatagcagctactcgacctgtattagtaggactcatgggtagatatatttatgcatgtagtttccataaaatgcctgtaacttaagtgcacatcacatatatatattcaatgatcattaaaataggggttatgcaccgggacttgccttgggcagacgacgggtcagtaaggtcagcacaaCAGGCTTTGGGGCTCCCTCCTGCGTGAGGATCtcttcctcgtactcctcaatcacctcgttGTACTCTTGTTCATCGACGGGCACGAATTCTACTAGCTCGCGATCtacatgaaataatgatgcaatgcttaataatatgacaacagcaactcttaaaataaaagtacatctatttactactaagctagtgctaccgaccacggtACTAAGCTATCTATTGTTACCAATAACAAGTTTGAAGTATGACATTCatcattattatagcaactacatgtattcttactcctaatgctgatttacgttatatacgataaagcaagggtaatagctactttatttagcaactcattctaaggctataaaatttAGAGCAAGTACCTAATAACTtagtgaacctactgtaaaatttttatgtctatagctatcaccaattgtccacaaatattcctacaactattaatctacataatattagctccctagttttgaatttatgacccagTACTCACCACAACTAACTGCtatctaactgtactaacaagtatatgatatttttgcgaacctaacaaaattagtctcactattttttgaccactacacaatttactacaaattatccAAGTTCAACTCATAACTAAATTAATTAAGCATTTCTACTTTATTGGAAATTGAAGAAACCGATTTCTAACTTGCGGCCCACTCGCGCGGCTCGGCCCACAACGGCGCGACGCGCGCGCCAGCACAGCGCGgcccacgaacaatcaccaactcgtgccatgCCTGGTGATGTTGGACAATTGGAGACTGGAtggaatcttatatgttaggtgtggtgacgtatagtgattccgtctatgtcgtttaaggaccggtcgttggaggccctcttgtcatgttgaacgcatgcctctcacatagttggccggataagtcgttccgaccacgaagccgagtagctcaactcaggtcggagACATGCGCAGTTAAAGTGTGcaccctagaggcagtaaggatatgCGGAGAGCCAAttgcatgagtccaagggcgagTTTGAGTCCTGAGattcctggcagattggtagtatctttgagggtatGGCACTGGTCTAACCTAGgatttggacctgagttgtatcaaaggtgacccaaTGCAACCCTGATGGGGgtagtatgggtgtgtgttaggaataattccccaattGGGTAGGAATCGATCCGAATCACcttctctcctagatagtgataacttgacatgagcccccttcatcgtagtaattgatgaaagtaaTGGTTATGTGGGTTATGaaaatgctcaacttgatatggttactattgtgatgatttaatggtacacaacatgtttggcgtaggatagatgctaatctagaatgggtcaagaataataaacttgttatttcaatgttaaaagatactagataaatattggcttgtaggcaaaggatgtcaaccagctccacttataaaccttgcatgatccttggtgtttcttatttttggtttatgacgggtaagtctacctaagtaccttctcatactcacggtttatttccctattgttgcagataacgtgatgtaccacgactactgtaagcactgctttgctcctacagtggatgaggaataggaccaggggcatggtcattctatatatcatctcacccttgtgcttttgttggagatgactatgaaaactagctatgtatctaaactactgttgatgtcattcagaactatgttgcttccgctactgttaaactgatgttgtaataactatgttggaactccgatgtatgacaaactatttgtgaacttgttataACATGTGGCTtgaatgttgaatcatgtacgatcttggcttgtatgttggttgattcgagatcttgcgtgatactcgacggactatcggatttatatgggctcaagtgtgatggtttgactgcctcggtggttgctattgtacttgtgctcttataaattggatggttctgttacagctggcatcggagcaagattcaacaataaacttgtcacatgtgtaattaaataaaggtttttgttttataTACTTAATTTCTACAACTGTAGTAATAAGTTTAGAGTGTTGAAGATTGAACTTAAAACTATAGTGtaccagtggtcatctcctttatgcccagttaaagactattaggtggctatttaagtactaacacgggggggggggggtttactttcgtcgtccatacgacgtgctattgtatgggtgccactcacttgagtggtaatgtttggatcaaatgcctctatgccaggtaagaaggtaagttgatgagtggcatgaccgcaagaagtGAGCGTGCAGTCGAGGAGAGCTAGCTGTGATACtgttgtatatgcatgcttgcatgtgtgtatggtgcatgTTTAATTGTGGGTAGTATAATtgatcatcgggtagctttgatatagaagtatatatatgggatatatatatatatatatatatatatatatatatatatatatatatatatatatatatatatatatatatatatatatatatatatggaagtatttagtttactattttcatatatatcttgctatccttgatattcaacttagagcccagatttaccttTCTGTACATATaactgttgggttgggctgaaatgaatcttctgcaggtacactaacaatgaaacgtgtagctcatttagttacaattatattgagagaacgtatgtatgccactgcgTATGTTGTAAGGATTTATTTCTCTAAGTTTGTGacgacgtacggaacgagcatacatcatgatacatCATTCATTCATGTCACTGCATTGTTCCTCTCCCTTGCAAGATCTtattgttaagtaactcttttctaaaaTCGTGTGTCTCACTAAATTGTAacatttgctacagatggcagcccTAGGAGCCCCTGTTGCAAGCGATACCTTTTTGGCACTGTTTGGGACTCCCACTTTACTTTGGAGGGTACTGCACTCTGTTAGGTATGCTGAACAGCCGCGCTATTTTTAGAGCGAAATGGTAACTGAGGGACAACGGTGGTACGACGTGCAGGTCACTGTTGCCACCCATGTGGACAACCCTCAGTGGCAAGGATGGAGTATTGAGTCAGATGGACAGATCCCTTGGGAGGGTGCCCAAGTGGCCGCTTTTGAAGTTCTCAGCGAAATCTATCAGGAATTCGGTGATGAGCTTGTCAATGGGCCCGTTGGATCTTTAACTTTAGTGGTTGCATCACAGACCGCTTGGACCCAGCCAGACAgtaatgctttggtaagagacCAAGATGAGAGAGCAGGAAGTACTAATGCTGCCCATGTATTTAGTTATGAGAATGTTTTACTCTCGCCAAGATAGTTACATCAGCTGTATGCAAGAACTCCATAGAGCAGAGGCTGCACAGCGTAGGATGCGAGGACGTGTGCGCAGGCACTGAAGGGCAGTTAGAGTAGCTCAGAATgagataggtaattatatgaCAGCCTTGGAAGCTCATCGGGGGCAGTTTGTCCATGCTGTTGCTGAAAGAGATGTAGCTAGGGCTGAGTTACAGGACATCCATGTTGAGAGGGAAAAGGTCATTCGCCTTGCTGAGACTAGGGAGGCAGCTAGGATCAGGATTGTGTTCTAGGCTGCTAGGCAGGCAACGGAGTTTGATCATAGAGAGCAGGAACTCATATGCCAGATTGAGGAGCTTCAGCTAGATGTTCATCGTCTCAataacatggtgaacccaattcttcctctagctccagtggtggaagaagatcccaatgtgttgattgctgaggatgatggcatggaggtggacgcCAAGGATGAGCCTGAAGAGGAGGAGAttgagccttttgaggatgaccacggtgatggtgtgtccgacaTCGACAGTGACCACCCGGAGGAGTAACTTAGCTTTAGTATCTTGCTAGATACAATAGCTCTCTATCTTTGATCCTTATGTAATGAACTCGTAATGTAGGTTTCGatttcatgatgtacccctttGATGTTATTGGAACCATGCATGTAATACGTGTAGTGATTGCACTTTTTAATGAATTCCCAGTTGTTTTTGGCAAGAAAAATTTGGCATGCACAGAACGCGTTACGAGTACGATAAGTGGTcctattggtgatgttatgttgtggaaatggattattgtgcctctatgttattgtatgaatttgagattctctccagtaattacaatatggcatgattatataattcttctgctatctcttgacatcatccaataatcacttgttgttgcaattttgcagatgactcgcactcgtggAGGGGCCGGTACTAGTTGTGAgggtgatgatgatctcccaccaccaCTGTACCCCACGCCAACGAAAATGATGGCCCAGCTCCTGGAGACCCAATGGTCTATGGGGGAAGTACTGCGTGGGCTTGCGCAGAACACCAGTCGTGGATGGGGACGGGACCAACACCAGGGACCCGAACCAAATTAGTACAGTAAATTCAAGGACTTTTTTGACACtaaacctcctatctttaaggaggCAGAGGAGCCATTGCAAACCAATGAATTTCTCAATACCATTGTGCCAAAGTTTCATCTCTTGAGTGTTACAGAGCGTATGAAGGCTAAATATGCCTCACATCAGTTGCATGGTCCAGCAGGCATTTAGTGGACTCATTACCTATCTACCCTCCTTGCTAATGCTCAGGTTACATGGAATGAGTTTAAGACTACTTTTAggggcatcatattcccccaagtcttatgagcatgaaacataTAGAGTTTATGAGGCTTACTCAGGGCACCAAAAGTCTCACTGAGTACTTGCATGCCTTCAATAACCTCTCTAGGTATGCGCCTGAGTTTGTGAATATCGATGCTAAGatgattgcaagcttcaagagaggactacgtccaaagttgatgaagactctagcaaataacaagagtgagacctacaatgaatttgtgagatgcgctcacacaagagaatcataataatatttatgttGCATCCAAGAGCCACAAGAGGGCCTTTGAAGCTAGTGCATCTCAGTAGAGAGCTCTAGTGGTGGCAAGAATCCAATACCGCCCACCTACTCCAAAATACCagccacctcagaagaaggcctagccaagccaCGCAAATAAAGGGTATCGTCAGGCATACTCTATTGCTCTACCGCCTAAGGGTGGTGTAGGACAAGGTAACTCGAAGGCTCTACCTaacaatcaaccatgtttcaattgcAACAAGACTGGTCATTGGgcgagggagtgcccttaccccaagaagaacaatcagaagacAGCGGCTGCAAATGCACATCCGGGGTATGTACATtacaccaccatggaagagattctcTCTGGCAAGGTTGTCACAGCtcgtatgtttcttgtgaaccatTACCCTATAGTTGTTATGTTTGATTCTggggcttcacattcattcatgagtccaacatttgcatccaagtatgatcagaaaatatttgtagtagaCAAAGGTGGTTATTATATAAGTGCAGCCGGGAATAacatttctaccaatcagatagttaAAGATGTACTTATCCAAATAAGTGAACG
This sequence is a window from Miscanthus floridulus cultivar M001 chromosome 10, ASM1932011v1, whole genome shotgun sequence. Protein-coding genes within it:
- the LOC136488735 gene encoding putative serpin-Z5; translation: MAKATTNLITEVLKPEDNNRNTVHVVANSIYFKGEWRDPFDKEDTVDREFHRLDGSSVEVPFLQSWSYQYIDCHSGFKVLKLPYEMMNESNWDWMLYHSLPKFCMCVFLPDDRKGLQGMVEEIASSPKFFHDHLPLKCVPVGQFRLPKFKLSFETRIVAEDLKHLGLHLPLDEAEANMTDMLLEEDERRVFVSHVIHKAVIEMTEAGSEAAAVTVECVDMGCSLYDDSPPPPKPVDFVAEHPFAFFIVEETSGAVVFSGQVIDPSKEE